The region TTATGCCAATGGAATGACAGGGAACACATTGGTTGGCTGAACACAACCAACAGATCTATGAGCAGGATAGTATATTAATGAGGAGTTTTGAATGTTTACAATACTTTGTATAGAGGCAAACACTTTACATGTCACAGGAATACCTCCAATTTCTTCTTTTCCTCTGCTTGCTTAGATTTTTTTACTTTCTCTTCAGCTTCTTTCTTGAGTTTTGcagctttttcttcttcttcttttctgagttttgcagctttttcttcttcttttttgaGTTTTGCTGCTTTTTCTTCAGCCTCTTTCTTGAGTTTAGCagctttttcttcttctattcTGGCTTTTTCTGCTTTTTCTTCAgcttctttcctctcctttgCAGCCTTTTCTTCAGCCTCTTTCTTGAGTTTAGcagctttttcttcttcttttctggctttttcagctttttctttttcttcagcttctttcctctcctttgCAGCCTTTTCTTCAGCCTCTTTCTTGAGTTTTGCTGCCATTTCTTCTTCTTTCCTTAGCTTCtcagccttttctttttcttctgcaTCCTTTTTCAGTTTTGCAGCTTTTTCCGCAGCCTCTTTTTCTTCAATCTCTTtcttctgtttctcttcctcctctctcttagATACCTCTTCAACAGATTGCTCCCCTACCTCCATCTTGGGCAAAACGGACTCAACATCTTTTTCTGGTGGTATTGGTGTTTCCGGAACCTCCTCctataaaatgaaatgcattttgtgtcaacaCAACTCACAGCTCCTCCAGTCCAACAGTTGAATGCCCATTCATGTCAAATCAGAATACACTAAAACAAGTCTCTCTGGATCAGAGTGTCAGATAAATAACAAAAAggtaaatgtacagtaaactcaACCTCTTTCTTCTCTTGGAGAGGTTCAGGCTCTTCCTCCTTTGTGGACACCTTTTCGTCTCGGATCTCCTCCTTatttccctcctcctctctactccAGGAGTTGGTGGTCACCTCCTCCTGGGCCGTTTTTTCCTCTATGTCCTGCTCAGATGTCACTTGGTTTTGCGTTCTGTGGTCGGacctctgctcctcctcctgaTTGTTCTCGTTGTTTTCGGGGACGTGGCTGTCAGTGATGGTGGGGTCCAactccttctgtctctcaagGGCCTCCTTCATCCTCCTCTGTCTACGTTCCTCACGTTTGGCCAGGCGGTCCAGGAGTACAGCGTCATCCTCAACTACTCCTGAGGAGCTCACCTCGGCACTGGTGGAGAAGGACTCTGCCTCCGTTACGCTGTGGAGGAGTGGGAGACTTTAACATGGCCAATATGATCCGTAGAAACCAGTTCTCAGGTGGAACATTTGAATAAACCGAGATCGATTCCTTGAATTGATAGAATGAATGCTTTCCTTGTCTCGGACGATTTAACCCCATTTAGTTGTCCTGTGTTCAGTACCTGTTAGTGTTGTTGGCTTGGATGGTCCCAGCGCTGGACTCCTCCATCTCAGccttcttcatcctctcctcaCGAGCCTTTCTCCTCCGCTCTCGAGCCGCCTCCTCGTCATCATCGGTTGTGCTGAAGCCCCTGAAACAAGCCAAGAGATACACTTACAATATTCggattttcacattttaatagGACACAaaagactggtcttggtactatattaaaacctacaactaaTTTGATACCAGACTAGTCTTGGTACTGttttaaaacctacaactactaccaggaATACACCTGTCACAGGTACAATTAACATTTCAGaattagaagtgtgtgtgtagttaggGATGCATATCATTGTATATTAAGCCAGGCCAACACTAAAACActgtcaatgtaaaaaaaaaaaagcctgacTAACACTGAAACCCTAACATTGTAAATAAAGCCTGATTAAACGCTGAAATCATAACATTGTAAATGAAGCCTGGTTAACACTAAAACcataacattgtaaataaagCCTGGTTAACACTAAAAGCTtagcattgtaaaaaaaaaagcctggttaacGCCAAAACCCTAACATTGTAAATGAAGCCTGGTTAACACTAAAAGCCTAACATTGTAAATGAAGCCTGTTTAACACTGAAACCCTAACACTGTAAATAAAGCCAGTCTAACAAGAGAGTCTCCTACTGCTTTATATGGTACAATTGTAGCTCAGAAAAACAGGAACAACAGCATTCATGAGGGACATTAGCCTGCTTGCTTAGCCAGAACCACTTCCTCCTGATATGTTTGGCTCTTGTCTCACTGCCTTGGTGGCACAGAGGACCTCCCTCCTGAGGCTCAACCCTCAGCCTTGGTGGCACAGAGGACCTCCCTCCTGAGGCTCAACGCTCAGCCTTGGTGGCAAAGAGGACCTCCCTCCTGAGGCTCAACGCTCAGCCTTGGTGGCACAGAGGACCTCCCTCCTGAGGCTCAACCCTCAGCCTTGGTGGCACAGAGGACCTCCCTCCTGAGGCTCAACCCTCAGCCTTGGTGGCACAGAGGACCTCCCTCCTGAGGCTTCTTACAAGATGTACCAAACCAAAGTATCCAGCAGGTAACAATGTGGCAGGTGGGTGGGGGAGTGTGTTTCACACCCCTGCAGGTTTATTATTCATGTCCAGTCGAACCCTCGACCATGTACTGACACGCAGTCCAAAGACCTGAATGGATTCCCTGCACCCCACATCAAATACCAGGGATCTGACCTCCTGGATCATCACAGACATGTTGGATTGAAGGGTACAGCccactgtggtgaggtcgggaTGTGTGGGTTGGGAATTTCATCAAATTTTACAGAGACCAAAAAAGCGAGAGAAATGAGTgagggatagagagataaagagagacactgagaggaagaaaagagagagagaaacagagaagaaaaCAGAGAGCATATGAACCCAGGAAAAGCACAATACTCTGCAGCGTTGCATCCAGGTAAAGAGAAGAGGGGATGGAGGGTGAAGAAAAAGATTTCAGATTATTATTCTTGTTGCCTTCTTTTGccttcttttgttttttgtttgtgtgtgtgtgtgagagagagagatccatGTCTGTGTACAAATGTGGACCCAAAGTCCAAACACAGACAGTAAAACTTGACAAATTGGTCCCCCAAATTTTTTTGTGGCAAGTCCACACACTAGCAAAGATCTGATTTCCAGATAagtgtttagggttaagatacaactgtttttctctccccacaaggatacaaaaataaatgtatgtgtgtgtgtgtgtctgcatgcttgtgtgtgtttaggtgtatGTGTTTGCATATTTATGTTCTTGTGGTAacgtgtatgtttttgtgtgtgtgtgtttatgtgtatgtgtttgtgtatccaTAGCCAGGGTTTATGAGGCAAGAAGAAAGCTTGAAATGGCCCATTGATAAAGGATGGGTTTGGGGATTTCCACCCTACTCtctcaacacacacaatgaTTTACAGATGTGAAGGACAGGCGGAGAAAGATGGGAATCACAACAATCTCtgctccctttttctctccaaaAAACTGCTAGTCAACACAATGTCCAGAACAGGCTTTCTAACAGCAGAGAAAACAATTTCTTTCTCACTAATACAATAAGACGATGTAACACATGTTGATATGTTACAAACCATTGCAATAGCATTGAAGCTAGCTGACTGACAAGAAGCAAATGGagcaaaggagagaggggagagagaagtaggatgagagaggggagagagaggggtgagagagatagGATGAGAGAGGTAGGATGAGAGAGGTAGGATGAGAGAGGTAGGATGAGAGAGGTAGGATGAGAGAGGTAGGGTGAGAGAGGTAGGATGAGAGAGgtagggtgagagaggggagagagaggtaggatGAGAGAGGTAGGGTGAGAGAGGTAGGATGAGAGAGGTAGGATGAGAGAGGTAGGATGAGAGAGGTAGGATGAGAGAGgtagggtgagagaggggagagagaggtagggtGAGAGAGGTAGGGTGAGAGAGGTAGGATGAGAGAGGTAGGATGAGAGAGgtagggtgagagaggggagagagaggtagggtGAGAGAGGTAGGGTGAGAAACAGGAGTGGGGGTGGCAAGGGATATTTCTctaagaaaaagagaaaagagaaaccGCTAGTCAAACTGTCAAAGTGTGGAACATTCCGGCAGAATATTCAGCTGCGAAATAAAAACACTAGTCAAAACATTCCAGCGTCTACAGCATTTCCTCTGGTCCAGACCGGGCCATGCTGTAGAAAGgttgtgttaatgtgttagtgtgtgtgtgtgtgtgtgcataagaCTGAACAAGAAAGGGAGGAGTTGGTCTGTGAGAGAACTGCGGGCCAACCCTTTTGACCCCAGCCAGTGAGTGAGGGCTGATGGGATCAACCTGTCCTGTAGTGTAATTACACCAGACTTATCCTCCAGGAGATCCAAAACTGCCCTGACTGTTATCTGTTTCATTAACCGGATTACTTCTAACCAAACCTAACATAATCGTGGTCTGTGATAGCGTTGTGAAAAGAgctttagaaaataaattggattgattgatacgtacacacacatgcacacacattcagcCTGTGTCTGGGTACCCTCTGCCTCCAGGAACCTATACCAGGTCtctgacatacactcacctaaaggattattaggaacacctgttcaatttctcattaatgcaattatctaatcaaccaatcacatggcagttgcttcaatgcatttaggggtgtggtcctggtcaagacaatctcctgaactccaaactgaatgtcagaatgggacagaaaggtgatttaagcaattttgagtgtggcacggttgttggtgccagacgggccggtctgagtatttcacaatctgctcagttactgggattttcacgcacaaccatttctagggtttacaaagaacggtgtgaaaagggaaaaacatccagtatgcggcagtcctgtgggcgaaaatgccttgttgatgctagaggtcagaggagaatgggccaactgattcaagctgatagaagagcaactttgactgaaataaccactcgttacaaccgaggtatgcagcaaagcatttgtgaagccacaacacacacaaccttgaggcggatgggctacaacagcagaagaccccactgggtaccactcatctccactacaaataggaaaaagaggctacaatttgcacaagctcaccaaaattggacagttgaagactggaagaatgttgcctggtctgatgagtctcgatttctgttgagacattcagatggtagagccagaatttggcataaacagaatgagaacatggatccaccatgccttattaccactgtgcaggctggtggtggtggtaatggtgtgagggatgttttcttggcacactttaggccccttagtgccaattgggcatcgtttaaatgccacggcctacctgagcattgtttctgaccatgtccatccctttatgaccaccatgtacccatcctctgatggctacttccagcaggataatgcaccatgtcacaaagctcgaatcatttcaaattggtttcttgaacatgacaataagttcactgtactgaaatggcccccacagtcaccagatctcatcccaatagagcatctttgggatgtggtggaacgggagcttcgtgccctggatgtgcatcccacaaatctccatcaactgcaatatctatcaatatgggccaacagttctaaagaattctttcagcaccttgttgaatcaatgccacatagaattaaggcagttctgaaggcgaaagggggtcaaacacagtattagtatggtgttcctaataatcctttagttgagtgtataTTTGCTTTGATGCCAGACTTTCCACCATCCAGTTTAATTTAATCTAAGTGCAATTAGCCATAGGGGGCAACATAGTGATAAAGTAGTTAGAGAAATGCATTTGCGCCAAAGAATGGACTCTGGTCCAGTCAATGGACCCTGCTTGATTTAATGTGTACCTTCGTCATGTGTTTACAAAACAAGAAACCTGGTAGTCTTCCCCAGAGAGGTCCAATATGTCCTGAACACAGCATTACGGGAATGTGGCTATTGGTCCCACAGAGAACATCAATCAGTACTGTTGTGATCAGGACATTAGAATCAGCGCCACAATGACAAAAGTAGACCTCATCAAGCAGTCTTCAATAACACAAATGCTAGGCCATCtagtcttctgtctgtctgagtcaggctgtatgtctgtcagcctgtcagtctgtatgttgctctgtttatctgtctgttgGTTGGTCTGTCTGGCTGCCTGCTGCCCAGTCAGAAACAGGCTGATCACCCGTTTCAAAGCCACTCCGTAGCCTGTACAGAACATCCATAATGAAGACTGTCAAAACTCCCCAACATTTGTCTTGAGAGCAGCCTTGTGACTCACTGGAATCATTGTCCATAGCCTTGCAGGCCTCATTCAAATAGCTAATATGAttcattttttcaaaatatttttttaataataatactgtgttcacaaccataaaaatgaaatgttggATTATTAATATTGAcaataaaatctatttttccaaacagtggaaaatggaaaaattaTCTGTTTTGAATTATAAGCAAAATCAACGCCTGGCCTGTCAAATACCATTTAGAACATCTGAATAAAGCCTACATCTGCTCAAAATCTACTGATTTAAGGGCCCACTGGTGAATGATGTTACATTTCCTCTACCAAGTACACCATGCAAAATGTGAAGAATGAAAAGCCTGAATGAACCAAAAACAATGCCAAATAATATTACTGATAGAGTTTATTTGTatgttagtcagtcagtcaaataaTCAGTTGGTCATTCAAGCAGTCAGCTCAACAGCCTGTTTCAGGGGATAGGATAATAAAAACACGTCTGGGATCATTTCTCCAGTAATCCTGTGTGCGTGACAATAGATAGGCTACTGACTGAGCTTCACCAGTAAAATGCCCAGTGAAAGGAATGAGTTTGGCACAGAGATCAGAGACGTCTTACTGGGTTTAGATGAGGCCAGGGCTTAAGATGGAAGGGTGCAATTTGTTGAAAACAATTGTTGAAAACCTCATCTACCATACAAGATCCATACCACATAATCAGCATCCACTGGAGTCCTCATCTACCATACAAGATCCATACCACATAATCAGAATCCACTGGAGTCCTCATCTGCCATACTAGATCCATATCACATCACTCACATAAATACCCTACTAGATCCATATCACATCACTCGCATAAATACCCTACTAGATCCATATCACATCACTCGCATAAATACCCTACTAGATCCATATCACATCACCCACATAAATACCATACTAGATCCATATCACATAATCCACATAAATACCATACTAGATCCATATCACATCACCCACATAAATACCATACTAGATCCATATCACATCACCCAGATAAATACCATACTAGATCCATATCACATAATCCACATAAATACCATACTAGATCCATATCACATAATCCACATAAATACCATACTAGATCCATATCACATAATCCACATAAATACCATACTAGATCCATATCACATAATCCACATAAATACCATACTAGATCCATATCACATAATCCACATAAATACCATACTAGATCCATATCACATAATCCACATAAATACCATACTAGATCCATATCACATCACCCACATAAATACCATACTAGATCCATATCACATAATCCACATAAATACCATACTAGATCCATATCACATCACCCACATAAATACCATACTAGATCCATATCACATTGGTTGGTTTTTCAATGGATTTGTTCATTGGTTGGTGGACAGATTGTTTGGCTGGTTGATTGCTAGCTTGTCTGTACTATTACCCAGGGCATTAACCTAGGTCATAATATTTCCTACTTGGAAAATGTAAGCTGGCAGATGCAACATCTCTACAGTGACCAAGTCCTACTGTGAAACATGTGATCAGCAAGCAGAGCCTATCCACTCCCACCTGCCTGCACTGAactaggtggtgtgtgtgtgtgtgtgttttgacagaCACGGTTACTTACTTCTCCGACTCCAGGCGCATCTGCTCACGCCTCTGCCTCCTCAGCTCCATGCGCTGATCGAAGTCGTCATCCATGATGGGCTGCAGACGGTTCTTCTGGGTTCGGACTGAAAGAAACCAGCGTGGCCCGGTGAGTTTAGCGTCATCACTCACACAGGCCACTCAGAAATGTTCTTGAAATCAGTGCTCTGGCTACAGGTCAGCGATGACAGGCTGTGTGGAAAGGTTCTCCAACTGTTCTGTTAGTGTCGGCGGGGGGGTCCAGCCTCAACACTTACACTAGCTTGTCTGTATAATCTTATGAGGTCATAGGATATAGTCTTTGATCATGATCTTTGCATCAGAGGAAGCCTGACAGTGATCATTCTTGTATGTAACCCATTCACATTAAGTAGCATGACATTTTATAGGTCCGAGCACACCTAAACGTTTAATACTGCTACTGCATCTTAAAACCATAACCAGATTCAATTCACATATCAGCTTTTACTCAAACCCAACAGCGTAAGTAGAAATGACGGATGAAACAGCATCAATGTTGTTCAAAATCTCTGGGACTAATGACATGACACACAGACCATGAATCTCCGTGGAAACTACCAAAGACAAAAAGCATGAAGTGAAAAGCCAAAAGAAAGCGATGAACACTGAgtcaacacagacagacagttataTTCCCTGGACATAGGTCGAGGTAGGACCATCCAAGAATCATTCAACACAAGGCAACTTGATGAGTACTGTCTCTAAACAGGCTTCTAAATGGGAGGAAATGACCCTAAGCAATACTATACCGTAGCTgtaggcagtcagtcagtgggGTTAGTCCATAGGCAACACACCCTGCTCTGAGTATGTCAAGTCTACGCTCTGGTTTGTGTCTGGGCTCCTGAATTCCTGAAGGCTCTTTCAGCGTTTAGAACTACCAGAAAAGGCAAACGcctgcctcttcctcctcagctctatactctctctctctttctctctctctctctctcttactcttctTTGTTCTCTAtggctcctctttctctctctctctctctctcattatcAGTCTCTGTGGATCCTTCTCtttatatttctttctctctccccctttctatTGCTCTTTCACCCTCTTCTTGCACATAATGTCTCCCTGGAACTATCTCCTCTTGTCTCGTCTAATTATTTTTTTCGCACTAtatcttcccctctcctctcgctccctccacgctctctttctcctacatccCTCCATCATCTTTCCATCCAGTCTCACTTCCCGTCTCCTTGCTCCTCTGTCGTCAATTTCTTCCCACCAtcatctctctcatctctacCTGACTTAAGTGCCTCTTTCTATcggccctctcctcctccttcctgtgAACCATCTACATGTCACTGTGTTAATAGAGGGTTCAGTGGTTAACTAAACGGCGCTGGCTGAAATGTGGCATTAAATACAGGCTAGTGGACCAACCAGCAGGGTGTCAAAGAGTCTATCCCATTTGAGGAAAGTGTAGAGAAAACACTTTTGTTGCCTGCCAATCCTTCTTCTTCGGCTTCCTCCTCCGCGCCGCACCAGCAGAAATTAGATAATCATTGGATATCACATCAAGCCTCATATTTTGTagaaagaaatattttttcGCATCTGCAGCCTCGGTTTTGGGGGCATGTTCCCCTCCTGAACACTGTCATCATGCCAGTGGTGTGGGGGTGGGCACAGGAAATAAATCACATACGAGTAGATAATATAAAAGAGATTATTTCATACCAAGTACATCTGCCAGAGCATATTTACCAAATATAAAACACCTGTATGTTAGTATATTACATCTGTATTTAGGTTTTCTTAGCCAGGTCCCTCTACTGtaaattcacatttattttgaccaaaaagcCAGGGTTTAGCCACTCAGCTCACAGCCAATCATGTCTACAGTGAGAAGAGCCACAAGGCTGTGGGAGAATATGGAAGttccaaagaaaatatttttcaagccACAATATTTGACCTCTGGGAAATGGTCAAAAATCACTATAGTTTTGGCTGGTCAAGAAAGTAAAACTGTACTTTCCAGGCTTTGTGGCTTAAAATACCTAATAAAGGTATTTACAGCTCTTATATGGGTTACATCTCCAGTACATCCCCAGGACCTAGTGTTAAAAAATTATTCTGATTAGATATCATTTTATTTCAATGCATTAAATTCTAAACTAttacaaaattacaaacagataACTGAACATTTTGGCCCACAAGATATGCGTTAAAGACTAGAAGCTCCTATCAATATAAATTTTCCGGTTATGGCTGTAAGTACTGAATCAGTCCAATTAGAACACAGAACTCTGGAGGATATCATCCTGGAATTCCATGATTGGCATTCCTAATGAAACCACATTCCCTGGGATACAGTGGCATTCCAGGCTAAGTGTTACCATTCCTCCACACTGatttctctcactcactctctatCCACCACATTCTCTGTATacccaactctctctctctgtactttCATGTCTTTAACTCCATGTCTTAGTGTCTTTTTCAGCCTATGCATCCACAGCTTCCACATACAGTGGCCATGTTCGACTGCAGACAACTTCAGATCAGTCGGAATTTACCCATGGTGTTTTGTATCTTGAACAAACTATGCATCTGCTTCGTAACAGGACAGCTAATTAAAAGTGAATGATGGTTTATGTGACCTGTAATCAATCTTTGTACAATTGTACAGCTGTCTCTACACACGTTGACGAGCTGCTACTGTCAGTTCAAGGggtgaaatgtaaatgtgtgtagcGTCAGAGACAGTCCAGACCAAATTTTTTGTCTTTGCATCCATAGCTACCTGTATACATCCTTCCAGCCCAGCCCAGTCAATCAGCTTTATAGCAAAACAAGCAGGAGCACTATCATGTAGTTGTTTGTGTTGGCCTTTGGTCAGaccatcaatcaaatgtatttctaaagccatttttacaacagtagttgtcacaaagtgcttttacaaaacacccagcctgaaacaccaaggagcaaacaacatcagtgttgaatttcagtggctagtaaaaactccctaggaagaaacctagcgaggaaccaggctcagaggtgtgaatagtcttcttctggctgtgccaggtgaataTTAAGAGTATAAGTTGTAATagaggtatcgtcttgatctgcaacacaaccaggaggactttggacagggacagcaacgagtcattcaagcctggtactccggaggtgtgggccaagacctcatgtcctttAAAGTTTAAACAGGGTAGCAGACAGGGGACATTAAGAAattgcattccttagatctacaagaatttacagtggagaaagagaactgaccctactcccccagcacaataatatagcagacCCAGTAGTTACTGATGATCCACTTAGCAATGTTTTATCTATGAGACCAGACCTACAGAACAGGGCCACTAGGACTAAACAGAGCGGCTACAACACAACACCAGGGTATTCTGGTTTAGATCTTTACAATGATAAGCACCACATATAGTCTGGGGAGTCATGCCAACAACACGTCGTCAGTCATCCGTTA is a window of Esox lucius isolate fEsoLuc1 chromosome 19, fEsoLuc1.pri, whole genome shotgun sequence DNA encoding:
- the LOC105021857 gene encoding caldesmon, with product MTEPIKPLSLRIFCQGAVAGPELIVNVDSIKKWMSVVKTVRTQKNRLQPIMDDDFDQRMELRRQRREQMRLESEKGFSTTDDDEEAARERRRKAREERMKKAEMEESSAGTIQANNTNSVTEAESFSTSAEVSSSGVVEDDAVLLDRLAKREERRQRRMKEALERQKELDPTITDSHVPENNENNQEEEQRSDHRTQNQVTSEQDIEEKTAQEEVTTNSWSREEEGNKEEIRDEKVSTKEEEPEPLQEKKEEEVPETPIPPEKDVESVLPKMEVGEQSVEEVSKREEEEKQKKEIEEKEAAEKAAKLKKDAEEKEKAEKLRKEEEMAAKLKKEAEEKAAKERKEAEEKEKAEKARKEEEKAAKLKKEAEEKAAKERKEAEEKAEKARIEEEKAAKLKKEAEEKAAKLKKEEEKAAKLRKEEEEKAAKLKKEAEEKVKKSKQAEEKKKLEEEKSKKRDAEKVEVEKPKLRSVKKDEKDSTPSKQQNGAVHSAKAEDQKRLEAEKKLEELKRRRNEADSEEVEKMRQKQQEEEAELEELKKKREGRKKIIEEEEKQKKAELAEKKAKEQEERKRLREEIEQRRKEAAEKKKHMMEESSDGDKKPFTLGVTPKGKIGEKAEFLNQRSQKSVTPRSSHTPVVSKIGNRLEQYTTAVQTNRNVRSPKSPTSDLPETPSIRNIKSMWEKGNVGGATDTPKPTNRDAVDIKVGVASLTKGWGKSPADTGKATAAAAEKAEDLKPVDVGKKRSQWETKDSSSAKVTVGGKSISVTNAGMRR